The Drechmeria coniospora strain ARSEF 6962 chromosome 02, whole genome shotgun sequence genome has a segment encoding these proteins:
- a CDS encoding reverse transcriptase family protein, with translation MDNERSLVNLPTQRDSPFQIWAKQEGIDLELPPSNTKEPTGGAERPGGIVQQRIRCCLGKLPRNLWPEAYHTLSPREYLDRWFHRYLRWYGRVGSTADSTLDLRPRWTNIYAFGCKAYPLHIDHKKGHQKRAFKIRPRAHIGYLVGYHASNIYRIWVPQLKKIPIEEYTPLIQSLELTLKHNSILDDYIEDFNSNILNIPSNDLNSGTQGATDLAPELPTSTTIPVNAGISKIPTNDQGLLTPVGTPNPTGASDPMTDYDRPHETLLPQDNLGLHPSVHRGGDACTTPISTTLEDGTSNPGSASHLGLPGQLEGQQVPMSSTDEAIHTIAPTPSPAPTRQRQPRRSQLELYGNQPIRKSSRTPRPSRRDDIFAALSTLDRPKGNLVTFHAVFAAATAYNALQRAHRDNLTRLPRRYQDLDKHPHGREFKEACHKELHDLIRRGTWKLIARGKAQGNPIPLKWVFTYKFDENGFLIRCKARICVRGDLQSECSDEQTYAAILAARTLRTILSIAAKHDLDIRQFDVANAFLNTTLDGKSPIYVDLPKGYVELGFLHNDEDPTMVAQLNKALYGLRESPLLWYNEISQTLKAQGLLRSAEEPCVFTNGTVLILVYVNDILALSPKGYSVDNLVAYWKGKYELREEPDLCWYLGIRIIRDRPRRTIYLCYDAYIEKTARKFNLADDLANPPAIPIPAVPLTKYEGQATRQEIKAMQERVGSIMYTAVTARPDVAYAASQLSRFLTNPSPKHFEAANQCIQYLYSTRHLAIEYNGRIHGEALVIASDASFADDPESRRSSQGYIIMLYGGPIVWKASLQDTVTTSTTEAELLALERATKESYALERLLQGISADLGPLKLFCDNLQTIRLVVEEGRISTKLRHVDIQNMWLKQEYSKGRFLIEYMPTNTMPADGLTKALPRGKFLHFRALLGLKDVTGRITRPNQ, from the exons ATGGATAACGAACGTTCCCTTGTCAATCTTCCAACCCAGAGAGACTCACCCTTTCAGATCTGGGCCAAGCAGGAAGGTATCGATCTCGAACTTCCCCCCTCAAACACGAAGGAACCAACGGGTGGGGCAGAGAGGCCAGGAGGCATCGTTCAACAACGGATACGATGCTGCCTAGGCAAACTTCCTCGCAACCTCTGGCCAGAAGCCTATCACACACTT TCACCAAGAGAATACCTCGACCGATGGTTCCACCGCTATCTACGATGGTACGGCCGCGTGGGCTCAACGGCAGATTCAACCCTCGATCTGCGACCACGATGGACCAACATCTACGCCTTCGGCTGTAAGGCGTACCCTCTTCACATTGATCACAAAAAAGGTCACCAGAAGAGGGCCTTCAAGATCCGACCCAGAGCGCACATTGGATACCTTGTGGGGTACCACGCAAGTAACATATATCGCATCTGGGTCCCACAGTTGAAGAAG ATCCCAATCGAAGAATACACTCCCCTGATACAGTCTCTCGAACTTACACTCAAACACAACTCAATTCTTGACGACTATATCGAGGACTTTAACTCAAACATCCTCAATATACCTTCCAACGACCTGAACTCGGGTACGCAGGGCGCCACAGATCTAGCCCCTGAACTCCCGACTTCAACTACAATCCCGGTTAATGCAGGCATCTCGAAGATTCCTACCAACGACCAGGGACTACTCACGCCAGTAGGAACACCGAACCCGACGGGGGCCTCGGATCCAATGACTGACTATGATCGACCCCATGAGACTCTTTTGCCACAAGATAATCTCGGGTTACATCCTTCAGTACACAGAGGCGGTGATGCGTGCACTACACCGATCTCAACCACACTCGAAGACGGCACATCGAACCCTGGATCAGCTTCCCACCTCGGCCTACCGGGACAGCTCGAAGGCCAGCAGGTTCCGATGTCTTCGACGGATGAAGCTATTCATACTATAGCTCCAACCCCGTCCCCTGCACCTACGAGACAACGCCAGCCTCGTAGGTCTCAGCTCGAATTATACGGTAACCAACCTATAAGGAAGAGCTCAAGAACACCACGACCAAGTAGAAGGGACGACATCTTCGCCGCCCTCTCTACATTGGACCGACCTAAAGGTAACCTCGTCACCTTCCACGCAGTATTTGCAGCAGCTACAGCATACAACGCCTTACAACGTGCACATCGCGATAACCTTACCCGTCTTCCGAGGAGGTATCAGGATCTTGACAAACACCCTCACGGAAGGGAATTCAAGGAGGCATGCCACAAGGAACTGCACGACCTAATCCGTCGCGGCACTTGGAAACTAATTGCCCGCGGCAAGGCGCAAGGCAACCCGATTCCCCTCAAATGGGTATTCACCTACAAGTTCGACGAGAACGGGTTCCTGATCCGCTGTAAGGCACGCATCTGCGTCAGAGGCGACCTTCAAAGCGAATGCAGTGACGAACAAACATACGCAGCGATACTGGCAGCAAGAACGTTGCGGACAATCCTGTCAATTGCTGCCAAACACGATCTCGATATACGACAATTCGACGTAGCCAACGCCTTCCTCAACACCACCCTTGACGGTAAGAGCCCTATCTACGTAGACCTCCCTAAGGGTTACGTGGAACTAGGCTTCTTGCACAACGATGAGGATCCTACAATGGTGGCACAACTCAACAAGGCACTATACGGACTTCGCGAATCACCACTCTTGTGGTACAACGAGATCTCACAAACACTCAAAGCGCAAGGCCTCCTCCGATCTGCAGAGGAACCTTGTGTATTTACGAacggtactgtactaatCCTTGTTTACGTTAACGACATTCTTGCCCTATCACCAAaggggtactccgtagataaTCTAGTCGCATACTGGAAAGGAAAGTATGAGTTGCGCGAAGAACCTGACCTCTGCTGGTACCTTGGCATCAGGATCATTCGAGATAGGCCGAGGCGAACGATCTACCTTTGTTACGATGCCTATATTGAGAAGACAGCTCGCAAGTTCAACCTCGCCGACGATCTTGCGAATCCACCAGCGATCCCGATCCCTGCCGTACCACTGACGAAGTACGAAGGTCAGGCCACCCGTCAAGAGATTAAGGCGATGCAGGAACGAGTCGGGTCAATCATGTATACAGCAGTTACGGCTCGACCAGACGTAGCCTACGCCGCCTCACAACTCTCACGATTCCTCACGAATCCCTCACCAAAACACTTCGAGGCCGCCAATCAATGCATCCAATACCTGTACTCCACGAGGCATCTCGCAATCGAATACAACGGCCGCATCCACGGAGAGGCGCTCGTTATCGCTAGCGACGCATCCTTCGCAGACGACCCGGAGAGCAGACGATCCTCGCAAGGATATATTATAATGCTATACGGCGGACCAATTGTGTGGAAGGCTAGCCTTCAGGATACGGTTACAACTTCAACAACAGAGGCCGAATTGTTAGCCTTGGAACGCGCTACCAAAGAAAGCTATGCATTGGAGAGACTCTTACAAGGTATCTCGGCTGATCTAGGGCCACTCAAGCTATTCTGCGATAACCTCCAGACGATCCGACTAGTCGTAGAAGAGGGTCGGATCTCTACAAAACTGCGGCATGTTGACATTCAGAACATGTGGCTCAAACAGGAATACAGCAAGGGAAGGTTCCTAATAGAATACATGCCTACCAACACGATGCCGGCTGATGGTCTTACGAAGGCGCTACCAAGGGGTAAATTCCTACATTTTCGAGCGCTATTGGGCCTCAAGGATGTTACAGGAAGGATTACACGCCCAAACCAATAA